AAGGCTTGATTCAGGCTGTCGGCGGCGACAATAAAGATGACTATAAAGGCGGTATGTGTATGGCTTGCTTCGACAACGACTACCCTACACGCACCGACTTTAATGGTGAAGAGAAGTACGGCTGTACTAGTTAATATTCTAACGAAACGACAGATCGCTATTTTCTCTAAAAACGACGGTCGTTTAAAGCTAACGAAACACCATATCGCTATTTGGGCTAAAACCAGTCTTTAAGTCATTATTTCTGCTAAATAGCGATCCCCAGTTTCGTTACAATTCTCAGATGCCCTTATTGGCGTAAATAGCGATACCAGGTTTCGTTAGAAATCGAGCAGGTCATATGTGATGATCCATGTGATTAATGATGTGAAATATCATAAGTTCGAGTTCAAAAAGTACGGTTTTCAGCACCGAGAAGGTTGAATGAAGCTAGGGCGTGAGGAGCGGAGCGTACGTAGTTTGTACGTGAGCACCGGAAGGCCCGGCTGAATTCAAGATTCGATGTCGAATAAGCATTCAATGTTACTTCGTGTTAGATATAGAATTTATAAGTTATCAGCGTAGCTGATGAAATTCTATATCGCAAGAAAACCAACCTTTGATTCGCGGTCGCTCATCCTTGAATGGCCTCGTTAGAGGTTTTCTTATCAAAAGCGGACTTTTTGAACTACCTATAAGTTCGAGTTCAAAAAGTACGGTTTTCAGCACCGAGAAGGTTGAATGAAGCTAGGGAGTGAGGAGCGGAGCGTACGTAGTTGGTACGTGAGCACCGGAAGGCCCAGGTGAATTCAAGATTCGATGTCGAATAAGCTCTCAGTGTTACTACGTGATCAAAAGCGGACTTTTTGAACTACCTATAATCTACGTTAAGGAGAGTGTCCTGTCGTGTCAGAAGCATATAAGAACGCCGGGGTGGACATCGCGGCTGGCAATGAAGCGGTAGAACGGATGAAGAAGCACGTCAAACGGACGTTCCGTCCGGAGGTCATGACCGACCTGGGTGGGTTCGGTGCTTTATTCGGCTTGAACAAGGATAAGTATGAGGAGCCGGTGCTTGTATCGGGAACCGATGGCGTGGGAACGAAGTTGAAAATTGCCTTTGCGATGGACAAGCATGACACGATCGGTATCGATGCGGTGGCGATGTGCGTGAATGACATCGTTGTTCAAGGGGCGGAGCCGTTGTTTTTCCTCGATTATCTAGCCTGTGATAAGGTGGTTCCGGCCAGGATCGAAGCGATCGTTGCTGGAATTGCTGAAGGATGCCATGAATCCGGCTGTGCGCTGATCGGCGGAGAAACAGCCGAGATGCCAGGTATGTATGCAGAGGGTGAATATGATATCGCTGGTTTCACGGTAGGTGTTGTGGATAAGAGTAAGATTGTGAACGGTAGTCAGATTGCTTCTGGTGATGTCGTGATTGGTCTTGCTTCCAGCGGAGTTCATAGCAATGGCTTCTCGTTGGTACGCAAGCTGCTGTTGGAAGATGGGGGTTATAGCCTGCAGGATGAAGTGGCGGAGCTTGGCGGTGCGAAGCTAGGTGATGTGCTGCTAACGCCAACGAAACTGTATGTGAAGCCCGTCCTTGCTTTGCTAGAGAAGGTTCAGGTGAAGGGTATGGCTCATATTACCGGCGGCGGCTTTATCGAGAATATTCCGCGCGTATTGCCGGAAGGGGTTAATGTCGAGGTCGATTACGGCTCATGGCCGATTCAACCAATATTCTCCTTGCTTCAGCGGCAAGGCAATGTCAGCAATCGCGATATGTTCACGACATTTAATATGGGAATCGGCCTAGTGATTGTTGTGGTAGAAGATCAGGCGGAGGCTGCTCTTGCTGCACTTCGTAGTGCTGGAGAGAACCCGTATGCGATTGGGCGAGTGACTGAAGGTGACCGGGAAGTGACCTTTAAAGGAGTGGAAGTCTAATGGCTTCGACTTTCCGGATTGCCGTATTTGCTTCAGGGCAGGGAAGCAACTTCCAAACGCTGGTAGAGGCGACGCAGAACGGGAGGATTGACGCTGAGATCGTACTGCTGGTTTGTGACAAGGCAAAGGCGCCGGTTGTCGAACGAGCCAATAAGGCTGGCATTGACAGCTATGTGTTTGATCCGAAGGCTTATGCGAAGCGTGAAGATTATGAACTGGAAATCGCTGCTGAATTGGAGCGCAAGCAGGTCGATTTGGTGGTTCTTGCTGGTTATATGCGTCTACTGACGCCGGTATTGGTTGATCGATATACAGGGAGAATGATCAATATTCATCCATCGCTGTTGCCGGCTTTTCCAGGTAAGGATGCTATCGGACAAGCCTGGGAGTATGGTGTCAAAACGACCGGAATTACCGTCCATCTTGTAGATGGAGGCATGGATACTGGTGCTGTCATTGCCCAGAAAGCGGTTGAGATCAGGAACGAGGATAGCCTGGAATCTCTGGAAGAGAAAATTCACGCGGCTGAAAAGGAGTTGTACCCGGAGGTCGTCTCGTGGTTCGCAAAAGAACTGATTCATGTCGAAGGCCGTAAGGTTTCGGTTATGCAATAATAATTTGTTGTCATACAGAGGTCAACAGATCCATTAGAGCAGCAGGGCATCAATGCAATTTCGATATTTCCCGAGAAATATCGTGTCTATATTTCGCCATTAAAGAGGAGGAAGCAATTCGTGGGTATCAAAAGAGCGTTGGTAAGTGTGTCGGATAAGACAGGCATCGTAGATTTTTGCCGGGAGCTGTCTCAGCTCGGCGTAGAGATTATTTCGACAGGAGGAACGAAGAGTCTGTTGTCGAAGGAAGGGGTTCCTGTTATCGGCATTTCTGATGTTACAGGCTTCCCGGAAATTTTGGACGGGCGAGTTAAGACGCTGCATCCGACCGTTCACAGCGGCTTGTTGGCGATTCGGGACAGTGCAGAGCATCAGGCGCAAATGAAGGAGTTGGGACTCGACTATATCGATCTGGTCGTTGTAAATCTGTATCCGTTCCAGGAGACGATTGCTAAGCCTGGTGTTGCATATGAGGAAGCGATCGAGAATATCGATATCGGCGGTCCAACCATGCTGCGTTCTGCGGCCAAGAACCACGCCTTCGTCAGCGTTGTTGTTGATGCGAACGATTATAGCCAAGTGTTGGATGAGATTCGTGATGGCGGAGACACAACGCTTGAAACCCGTAAACAGCTCGCGGCAAAAGTATTCCGTCATACCGCAGCCTATGATGCTCTTATTTCCGACTATTTGTCCAACAAGCTAGGTGAACCGCTTCCGGAACGTCTTACCGTTACCTATGAGAAGATTCAGGACCTTCGTTATGGCGAAAATCCACATCAAAAAGCCGCTTTCTACCGTAAGCCGCTGGCTGCTGTCGATTCATTGACGAATGCGGAGCAACTGCACGGCAAGGAATTGTCCTATAACAATATCAATGATGCCAATGCTGCGCTGCAGATCGTAAAAGAATTCACGGAACCGGCTGTCGTAGCGGTGAAGCATATGAATCCTTGCGGCGTAGGGATCGGAGAGAGCATTTACGAAGCTTACCGTAAGGCTTATGATGCTGACCCAGTTTCTATCTTCGGTGGTATTGTGGCAGCAAATCGCATTATCGATGAAGATACAGCTAACTTGCTCAAGGATATTTTCCTGGAGATCGTCCTTGCACCAGGGTTTACAGATGAAGCGCTCGCCTTACTGACACAGAAGAAGAATATTCGCCTTCTGAAGATCAGCGGTCTGGAACTGGCAGCGGATCGTAAGAGCCAATACGTGGTTACTTCCATCGACGGCGGCATGATCGTGCAAGAGAGCGATATTCACTCTTTGACTGAGGCTGACTTGCAGGTTGTAACGGATCGTAAACCAACTGAGGAAGAGTTGAAGCAATTGCTGTTCGGCTGGAAGGTTGTTAAGCATGTTAAATCTAATGCGATTGTTCTGGCGAAGGACGACATGACAGTTGGCGTTGGTGCTGGACAAATGAATCGCGTAGGTTCTGCCAGAATTGCAATCGAGCAAGCGGGTGAGAAATCGAAGGGCAGCGTGCTTGCTTCCGATGCATTCTTCCCGTTGGGAGACACCTTGGAGGAAGCTGCCAAGGCCGGCATTACGGCGGTGATTCAACCAGGCGGATCGATCCGTGATGAGGAGTCGATTAAGGTAGCGAATGAGTATGGAATCGCTATGGTATTTACTGGAGTGAGACATTTTAAACACTAAGAGACCTGAAGACGGCAGACCGCTGCGGCGGCCTGTCGTTTTTTGCAAAAGGCCCAAATATAGACATTTGAACAGAACGGCTTGGGCCACAGTTGCAGTAGCGATTAAACAAATAAAAGGAGGAACCCGAATGGATATTCTAGTGATCGGCGGCGGTGGTCGTGAGCATGCGATTTGCTGGGCGTTGGCCAAGAGTCCTAAGGCAGACAAGATCTATTGCGCTCCGGGGAACGCTGGGATCGGACAAATTGCTGAGCTTGTGTCGATTCAGGTAGGAGAGTTTGAGCGCCTGGTCGCTTTTGCTGAGGAGATGAAGGTTGGCCTTGTCGTGGTCGGGCCCGATGACCCGTTGGCGGACGGGATTGTGGATGCATTCGAAGCGAAGCATATCCCAGTATTTGGACCACGCAAGAACGCGGCGCATATTGAAGGCAGCAAGACTTTCATGAAGGATTTGCTCCATAAATATAACATCCCCACTGCAGCCTATGAGAAATTCGACAACTATGAAGCGGCCTTGAGTTATTTGCATAGTCAGCCTGTGCCGATCGTCATCAAGGCGGACGGTCTGGCGGCGGGCAAAGGAGTAACCGTAGCCTTTACTCGTGAGGAAGCAGAGGACGCGTTACAGAGCATTATGGTCGATAAGGTGTTCGGCGAATCAGGCAGCCAAGTCGTCATTGAAGAGTTCCTGGCAGGTCAGGAAATGTCGATTCTCTCTTTTGTCGATGATGAGGTTGTACGTCCTATGGCGGCAGCGCAGGATCATAAGCAGGTCTATGACAATGACAAAGGCCCAAATACCGGCGGGATGGGCACGTATTCTCCGCTACCGCATATCGCAGACCGTATCATTGAAGAAGCGGTTGAGACGATCATTAAGCCTACAGCTAAAGCGATGGTAGCGGAAGGACGCCCGTTCCGTGGCATATTGTTCGCTGGTCTCATGATCACGCCGGATGGAAAGCCGAAGACGATTGAATTCAACGCGCGGTTCGGTGATCCCGAGACCCAGGTCGTTCTGCCTCGCTTGAAGAGCGATTTGCTGGAAATTTTCCTTGCTGCGGTGAATGGTACGCTGGATCAAGTGGAGATTGAATGGAGCGATGAGGCCGCAGTCTGTGTCGTGCTGGCTTCCGGTGGCTATCCTGCTTCCTATCCGAAGGGCCTGCCGATCCACGGTTTACAGGATGTTGAGCAGGAGCAGTCTCTAGTGTTCCACGCCGGAACAGCAAAAAATGCTGAAGGAGAATGGGTCACGAATGGCGGTCGCGTGCTTGGAGTCGTTGGATTAGGTAAGGATATTGCCGATGCTCGTGATAAGGCTTATGCTACTGCCAATCAGATTTCATTTGAAGGTAAGCATAACCGTAGCGATATTGCCATGAAGGCATTGCGATAAGAGATTTTAAAGTAGCTAATTGGAATAGATGATCTATAACCCGAAAGACGAACACTTAAAGAATAGTGGCCTCTTTCGGGTTTTTGTATTTAAATCTTTGGATGAAAATAAATATAATAACAATTGTGCCATGCATAGGAGTAGGTGATGTATTGAAATATGATTCCTACCATGTTTCTAATTATGGGGGTATAATGTTGGGAGCTGCGTATTTGCTGATCGGGCAGCGTTTTTTTGAAAAAAAGGGACTGGTTATAGCATGATAGAAATACGTACTTAATACTTGCATATGTTCATTGGTTATTTGAAATTCGGTGGGAAGAGGAGGAGCAAATATGAAGAGATGGAAAGTAGGCATTCTGCTGTTTGACGATGTGGAAGTGCTTGATTTTGCCGGGCCGTTTGAGGTGTTTGCTGTGACAACGGCAAAGCAGGATGATGGGGAGCTATACAGTCCTTTTGAAGTAACGACTATTTCAGAGGATGGTCAGATGATTACGGCCCGGAACGGTTTGAAGGTGCAGCCGGATTACAGCTTCGGAACAGCACCTGCCTATGATTTGTTGGTCATTCCAGGGGGCATGGGCACAAGAGGGCTCGTGCACAATAAAGTGGTTGTAGCTTGGATCGCCGAGCGGTTTGCAGAAGTGCAGTGGATGACCTCGGTCTGCACCGGGGCCTTCTTGCTCGCGGAAGCGGACTTGCTTGAGGGCAAGCGTGCTACGACGCATTGGGCGAGCATTGAAAGAATGCGCGATACTTACCCTACGGTCATAGTAGAGGAAGATGTCAAATTTGTCGATGAAGACCGAATTGTAACCTCGGCTGGAATATCAGCCGGAATTAACATGGCATTTCATATGGTTAGTCGTCTACTTGGTAAAGAGGTAGCAATGGAAACGGCACGGACGATGGAGTACGATATTGATCTGAATAGAGAATAATGACTAACCGCAAAAGTGACTCCCGAGTCCTTATTAAGGATTTAGGGATGTGCACTTTTTTAAAGATATCTCTTTGAGGCGTTGTAAGCAATTCATAATTCAATTTGCCTGTACATCTATGCAGTGATATATTCTCAGAATCCAATATCGCTTCTGGTAGGGATAATTCTCGTGCCTTTGACAAATGTTAAAGCAGAAAGTTCTACATTATTCCAACATTGTCGGGAGGCGACCTAACGGATGAGTAAAGAGAAAAAGGATATGCTTCCGGTATCGCGCGAGCAAGTGGAAGTTGAGGGTGTCTATACGGATGAACTTGGCCGTGAGGAGTACCTGCACAAGGGGGAGCAATTCCCTGCCGATCTGGTCCATGGGACGGTAGAATGGAAGCTGACTGAACTGGCCCAGATCAAGCATGCTGAAGGGCGGACAGACCCTGAGTCGGATACAGAGGAAGATTAGTTCAAAGAGGTTGTTCAAAAAGTCCGCTCCACTCCTCATGCCCTAGCTTTATTCAACCTTCTCGGTGCTGAAAAGCGCCCTTTTTGAACGCGCACTAAAAGCAGAAATGAGTCGAACGTCCCCGAGTTCATTTTTCGGAAGGGCGTTCGATTTGTTTTCACTACGAATGGATGAATTCAGTGCGGATGTTCCGTATAATGGATAACTGAGGAGAGGTATTAATCGGGAGGACAAGCGATGAGCGTTACGACAGGGATTCATCATATTACAGCTATTGTGGGGGATGTTCAGGAGAGCGTTGATTTCTACGCCGGTGTTCTAGGTCTAAGGCTCGTGAAGAGAACAGTTAATTATGAGGCCCCGGATCTATATCATCTATATTTTGGCAATGAGAATGGAGACCCTGGAACGATTATGTCTTTCTATCCGCTGGAGAGTGACCATCAGGGTATTCTTGGCGGTGGTCAGGTTGGCGTCATCGTGCTTGCGGTTCCACCGGGAAGCATGTTCTATTGGCGGCAGCGGTTGAAGGACTTTGGGATTACATATATGGATCTGGCTCGTTTTGAGGAGGAATACGTCCGGTTCGCCGATCCGTCCGGCCTACTGATCGATCTGGTTGAGAGCCGGGAAGGGCCGTTCAGCCTTTGGCAATTTGGTGGCATCCCGGAAGGCTATGCAATTAAGGGGCTGGCGGGTGCTTTATTATTCAGCTGCAACAGTGCGAAGACGGCGGAGGTCCTTCAGGAGGTTCTGGGCCTGGATTACATCGGCGAGGAGGAAGGACTGCTGCGTTTCAAGGCGGCCGATAGCCTTGGCAATGTGATCGATTTAAATTTGGAAAACTTACCAAGAGGCTGTAGCGGTGCTGGGACCGTTCACCATATGGCCTGGCGGACGAAGGACAAAGAAGAGCAGATGAAGTACCATGAACTGCTTGAAGTAAGCGGCATGGAACCGACGCCGGTCGTCGATCGCCAATATTATAAGTCCTTATTCTTCCGTGAGCCGGGGGGGATTCTGTTCCAGGTAGCTACGGATGGGCCAGGGTTTGATAATGACGAGCCTCCGGAATCCCTGGGTAATGAGCTAATGCTGCCGGATATGTATGAGGATCAGCGCGAGAGGATAGCGAAGCGCCTGAAGCCGTTCCAGGTCAGAGCAGTAAAGCCAGCGGGGAAATAGTGCTTGATCGATAAGCCGTTCGGGTGTAACTTTATAAAAACAATAAAAACGATCGAAGTAAAGTGAGGAGAAGAGGATGAACCAAACGGAACGGCAACCAGTTGGGATGGAGGATATCGTACGCGCTCATCATGTGTTGAAAGAGGTTGTAAAACGTACACCGTTGCAATTAGATGCGGCGCTGTCTGCCAAATATGAGTGCAATGTCTACTTAAAACGTGAGGATTTACAGGTTGTCCGCTCCTTTAAAATCCGCGGGGCTTACAATATGATCCGTAGTCTGAGCCAGGAGGAGTTGGCTAAAGGGATCGTATGTGCCAGTGCAGGCAATCATGCGCAGGGAGTCGCCTTCTCATGCAATGCGCTGGGAATCCAGGGTAAAATATATATGCCAAGCACGACGCCAAATCAAAAAGTGAAGCAAGTGAAGCGCTTTGGCGGTTCTGCGGTAGAAATCGTACTGACTGGTGACACCTATGATGATGCATATGAAGAAGCGATGAAGGCGTGCCGGGAAGGCGGGATGACGTTCATTCATCCTTTTGATGACCCGAAGATTGTAGCCGGCAACGGAACGATCGGAATGGAAATCATGGAGGGCCTTGACGCGCCGGCGGATTATATCTTCGTCACGATTGGTGGCGGAGGGCTGGTCTCCGGAGTGGGTACGTATATCAAGACCGTCAGTCCGGTGACGAAGGTGATCGGTGTAGAACCAGCCGGGGCTGCATCGATGTCAGAGGCGCTGAAGCAGCAGCAGGTCGTAACTCTGGAGGCGATTGATAAGTTCGTCGACGGGGCCGCTGTGAAGCGGGTCGGGGATTTGAACTACGCCATTTGTGCAGAGCTTCTTGATGATATTGTTAAAGTCCCTGAAGGCAAGGCTTGTACGACCATTCTCGAGCTATATAATGACAGTGCGATTGTGGTAGAGCCGGCCGGAGCTTTGCCTGTATCGGCACTTGATATGTACCGGGATCAAATCCGCGGCAAGACGGTAGTCTGCATCATTAGTGGCGGCAACAACGACATCGACCGGATGCAGGAGATGAAGGAGCGTTCGCTCATTTATGAAGGCTTGAAGCATTACTTCCTGATCAATTTCCCACAACGCGCCGGAGCGCTGCGTGAGTTCCTAGAGGACGTGCTTGGACCGAATGACGATATCGCCCGGTTTGAATATACGAAGAAGCATAACAAGGAGAATGGCCCGGCCTTGGTTGGAATCGAGCTAAGCGACCAGGCGGATTATGGGCCGTTGATCGAACGGATGCAGTCGAAGAATATTGCCTATACCGAGCTGAATCGCGACTTGAATTTGTTTAACCTGCTGATTTGAGCGGACGATGAGGAATCCCTCTGCGGATAAGAGTGGACGAATATAGTAATATTACAGAAAATTGAACAGCGATGCATACTTGAGCAGTCTGCGGCATTTCATGCCTTGGGCTGCTCTTTTTCTATGTCCATACGAGTCTTAAGGGTAAATAGGTGCGGGAATTGGGTAGGGCAGAGAAATGGGCAAATAAGCTATTATAATTTAAAACAACAGCCACATTAGAGCACAAGAGGAGGAATGTCTGGTGTCTTATATAGTGAATCCGATCTTGAGGGGATTTAATCCCGATCCGTCGGTCATCCGGGTTGGCGTGGATTATTACATTGCAACCTCAACGTTCGAATGGTTCCCGGGCGTACAGATTCATCATTCCCGGGATTTGCAGAACTGGAGGCTAATCGGTCATCCGTTAAATCGAACGAGCCAATTGAATATGACGGGAAATCCGGACTCAGGTGGCGTCTGGGCGCCTTGCCTTAGCTACCATGAAGGAACATATTATCTTATTTATACTGATGTTAAGAGTCATATGGGGCCGTTCAAGGACACGCATAATTATATGGTTACCGCGAGTGATATACGAGGTCCATGGAGTGAACCGATTTATCTGAACAGCAGTGGCTTCGACCCTTCGATGTTTCATGAAGAGGACGGAACCAAGTGGATTATTAATATGGTATGGGATCATCGTAAGGGGAAAAATCATTTCGGTGGCATCGTCATTCAGCAATATTCGGAGACAGAGAAGTGCCTTGTCGGTCCAATCCATAACATCTTCAGGGGGACTCCGCTCGGTTTGACCGAGGGTCCTCATATTTATAAAGCTAATGGCTATTATCACCTGATGACGGCGGAAGGGGGAACGAGATATGGACATGCCATTACGATGGCACGCTCGACTTCGCTCCTTGGTCCCTATGAGGCTGATCCAGCGGGACCTATGCTAACCTCAGCTGACCGTCCTAAGGCAGACCTGCAGCGTGCAGGCCATGGCTGTCTGGTGGAGACACAATCCAGAGAACTGTATCTTGTTCATCTGTGCGGGCGTCCGTTGAAGCCGTCGATGTGCTGTACATTGGGCAGGGAGACAGCGATTCAGAGATGTATATGGAACGAAGCGGGCTGGTTAACCCTGGCCTCGGGAGAACATGAGCCTGAAGTGAAGGTAAAGGCCCCGTCTTTACCGGAATATAAATTTGAGCTTGAGCCGGAGATAGAGCATTTTGATGGTGATCAGATCAGCATTCATTTCAATAGTTTGCGCGAGCCATTGGCTGAAGATTGGGCGTCTCTTAGTGAACGTCCTGGATTTCTGCGTCTAAGAGGGCGGGAATCACTGTCTTCCCATCATCGACAGAGCTTGATCGCTTGCCGCCAGCAGTCATTCCTGGTTGAAGCCGAGACGGTTGTTGAATTTGCGCCAGATAGCTATCAGCAACTGGCTGGACTGATCTATTACTATAATTCGAGGAACTATTATTATCTGTGGATCAGTTGGGATGAGGAGCTCGGGAAATGTGTGGGGATTATGTCCAGCGACCGCGGGTTATATAATGAGCCGTTGAAATCGCCAGTGTCTATCGAAGGTTGGGAACGCTGTTATTTAAAAGCGATGATCCGCAGGGAAAGGCTGCAGTTCCTCTATTCCCAGGATGGGCAGGAATGGCTGCCAATTGGCGAGGAACTAGATGCGACGAAGCTCTCGGATGAGAATGCAGAATTGATTAGAGACGGAGTTGCTCTTGACCAAGGCTTTACTGGGGCATTTCTCGGTATGTGTGCTCAAGATTTAAGCGGCCGTAGGCTGCATGCGGATTTTGATTATTTTACGTACCGTGAGCTGGACGAATAAAATAACAGAGGAGAGTTGAGAACGATGTCTATGATACCTGGAGTAATGGAAGCAGCTGTCTTGAATAAACCGATGGATATTGAATTGAAACAAGTACCTGTGCCTGGCATTAAGGAAGATGAGGCGCTCATTCGGGTGCATTGTATCGGTGTCTGCGGCTCGGATGTTCACTATTATGAGCACGGCAGAATCGGTCGTTATGTGGTGGAGAAGCCGATCATTCTAGGCCATGAGCTGGCCGGGGAAGTCGTACAGGTGGGAGCAGGAGTGACGAATGTATCTGTCGGCGATCGCGTTGCGGTAGAGCCTGGCGTAGCCTGCGGACGCTGTGAATACTGCAAGTCAGGCCGTTACAATCTATGCCCGGATGTGGTGTTCATGGCCACTCCGCCGGTGGATGGAGCGTGGGCCGAATATGTCGCGGTGCGCAGCGATTTCCTGTTTCAGCTTCCAGACGGGATAAGCTTCGAGCAAGGAGCCTTGCTGGAGCCGTTGTCGGTAGGCATGCATGCCATGATCCGCGGTAGAGTCAACCCCTCTGACCGCTTGCTAGTTACAGGGCTTGGCCCCATCGGCTTACTGGCGATCCAGGCGGCTAAAATATACGGAGTCACCGAAATTTATGCGACAGACATTGTGCCGTTCCGTCAAGACCTCGCGATAGAAATGGGGGCCACTGCGGTGATCAATCCAGCGAAGGAAGATCTGAAGGAACGGATTGCAGAATTAACCTCAGGGCGAGGAGTAACCGTGATCGTGGAGTCATCGGGGAATGGCCGGGCGATTCCCGATGCGCTGACTACTGTAAATCGCGGCGGCCGGGTTGTCCTGGTCGGGATGCCTGCGGCTAAGGAGATCCCGGTGGATATTA
The window above is part of the Paenibacillus lutimineralis genome. Proteins encoded here:
- a CDS encoding NAD(P)-dependent alcohol dehydrogenase, translating into MIPGVMEAAVLNKPMDIELKQVPVPGIKEDEALIRVHCIGVCGSDVHYYEHGRIGRYVVEKPIILGHELAGEVVQVGAGVTNVSVGDRVAVEPGVACGRCEYCKSGRYNLCPDVVFMATPPVDGAWAEYVAVRSDFLFQLPDGISFEQGALLEPLSVGMHAMIRGRVNPSDRLLVTGLGPIGLLAIQAAKIYGVTEIYATDIVPFRQDLAIEMGATAVINPAKEDLKERIAELTSGRGVTVIVESSGNGRAIPDALTTVNRGGRVVLVGMPAAKEIPVDINTIIDGEIDVYGLFRYANTYPSAIQALGRSDIDVERVITHKYALKDIQEAVEVARTEKETSIKVMIYPQL